In the Campylobacter sputorum subsp. sputorum genome, GCTGTTTTGGTATAGAAATGTTAAAATCATCAAAGTTTTCAAACTCGCTTTTTTCTATATTACCATCTAATATCGCATTTATACAAGCTCTTGTTGCTTTTATACTCATTCTTTTGCCAACGCCATAAGCACCACCACTCCAACCTGTATTAACAAGATAAACTTTTACTCCGTGTTTATCTATCTTTTCTCCAAGAAGTTTTGCATAAACAGTTGGATGAAGTGGTAAAAATGCTTCGCCAAAGCATGCACTAAAAGTTGCCACTGGTTCAGTTATACCTCTTTCTGTTCCGGCAACTTTTGCGGTATATCCACTTAGAAAATAATACATCGCTTGTTCTTTTGTAAGTTTTGCAACAGGTGGTAAAACACCAAACGCATCTGCTGTTAAGAAGATTATGTTTTTTGGATGTCCGCCTTTTGAGTTTTCTTGTCTGTTTTGTATATGTTCTATCGGATAACTAACTCTTGTATTTTCTGTTTTTGATCCGTCATTAAAATCAACATTTCCGTTTTCATCTGCGACTACATTTTCAAGCAAAGCATTTCTTTTGATAGCATTATAAATTTCTGGTTCATTTTCTTTGCTTAAATTTATGCATTTTGCATAACATCCGCCTTCAAAATTAAATATACCTTCATCATCCCAACCATGCTCATCATCGCCTATCAAAAATCTGTTTGGATCTGTAGAAAGAGTTGTTTTTCCTGTTCCGCTAAGCCCGAAAAACAGAGCAGTATCATTATTTTTTCCTATATTTGCAGAGCAGTGCATAGAAAGTTTTCCCTCTAATGGAAGCCAATAATTCATCATAGAAAAAATACCCTTTTTCATCTCTCCGCCATACCAAGTTCCACCTATTACAGCTATATTTTCTTCTATGTTAAAAATTACAAAAACTTCACTATTTAAGCCATCTTCTTTGTAATCTTCGTTTGAGCATTTGCAAGCATTATAAACTACAAAATCGGGGTTGAAATTTTCTAATTCAGTATTTTTTGGGCGTATAAACATATTTTTTACAAAATGTGCTTGCCAAGCAATTTGAGTGATAAATCTAACCTTTTTTTTGCTTGCATCACTTGCTCCACAATACGCATCTTGGACATAAATACTTGTATTTGAAAGTTGTTGTTTAGCCTTTTTAAGCAACTTATCAAATAAGTTTTTTGAAATTGGTTGGTTAATTTTACCCCATGCTATGTATTTTTGAGATTCATCTTGTTTTACAAAATATTTGTCTTTTGGGCTTCTTCCTGTAAATATACCAGTATCGACCATAAAGACACTGCTACTACTAACTTTTCCCTCATTATTTTTAACTTCATGTTCAAATAGTTCTTCGTAACTTAGATTATGATAAATATTTTTTATATTATCAAGTCCAAGCTTTTTAATCTCATCTTGCATTATCTTTCTCCTATTTTATTTAACTCTAGCTAAGAGTTGATTATTTTCTACTGTATCGCTTGGCGATATTAAAATCTCATCTATAATGCCATCTTTTGGCGAAGTTACTTCTATTTCCATTTTCATAGCTTCAAGTATAATTACTGTTTGTCCAGCTTTTACTTCATCTCCTGTTTTAAGTAAAATTTTAAAAACACTTCCTGGCACTGTTGCTAATATATCTCCGCTAGAGTTTTGATTTTGACTTTTGCTTTTTGTTTCAGTTTTAGGCTTATCTTCTACTTTAGAGATATTTTTTATTTCTCCAAAATTATCAAAACCATCACTAATTTCCACATTGTATTTATTGCCATTTACACTGACGCTATATTTACTAATTTCTGATGTATTTTTTGAAGTGTATTTCTTTTGCTGTTGTATATCAGAGTTCTTTCTAACCATAACTTTGCCTTCGCCTTTTAAGAAAGCTATACCTTTTTCTTTACAAGCGGCAACTATAAATAAATTTTCTTCTGATACTTCAATGTTGTTTTCTTCAAGTATTTTTTGTGTATATTTTAAGCTTTTTGTCTCGTCTGCGTCTGCTATATCAATGGCATTTTGTGTTGTAAAATCTAGCCCTAGTTGCTCTGAGGCTAATTTTATAATATCATCATCTGGTTTAACTGGGGTTTTTCCAAAGTATCCAAGCACCATTTTACCATAGCCTTCGGCTATTTTTTTCCATTTACCAAACATTACATTATTAAACGCTTGTTGAAAATAAAATTGACTTACAGGCGTTACGCTAGTTCCATAACCACCTTTTTCTACAACTTCTCTCATAGCTCTTATAACTTCTGAAAATTTATCTAAAATATTATTATCTCTCATCATTTGAGTATTTGCTGTTAATGCCCCACCAGGCATTGGCGAAAATGGTATTATAGGGCTAACTTTGGTTGCTTCAGGCGGTAAAAAGTAATCTTTTAAACTATCTTTTAAAACTTCTTCATATTTTAGTATTTTTTCTATATCAAGCCCACCCAAATCATAATTTTTACCTTTAATAGCATGAAGCATTGTTAAAATATCCGGTTGGCTTGTTCCGCCGCTTACTGGACTTGCTGCTAAATCTATACCATCAACTCCGGCTTCAAGTGCTGCTAGATAACAAACAACACTAACTCCTGCGGTTTCGTGTGTGTGAAGTCTAATGTGTGTATTTTCTGGAAGCAGTTTTCTAGCCATTTTGATTGTTTGATAAACTTTCTCGGGGCTACTTGTTCCACTAGCATCTTTAAAACAGATACTTGTATAAGGTATGCCAGTATCTAAAATATCTCTTAAAACTTTTTCATAAAAAGCTGCATCATGCGCACCAGTGCAGTTTGGCGGAAGATCCATCATAGTAACTACAACTTCGTGTTTTAGTCCATGAGCCATTATCCTCTCACCACTATATTTTAAATTTTCAACATCATTTAATGCATCAAAATTTCTAATAGTTGTTGTTCCATGCTTTGCAAAAAGCTTTGCATGAAGATCGACTATTTCTCTGCTTCCTGTATCAAGCGTTACTGTATTTACACCGCGACTTAGAGTTTGTAAATTTGCTTCATCTCCTACAATTTCACGGAATTTATCCATCATTTCAAAAGCATCTTCGTTTAGATAAAAATATAAGCTTTGAAATCTAGCTCCTCCACCAAACTCAAAGTGAGTAATCCCAGCATCTTTTGCCGCACTTAGAGCAGGAAAAAAATCCTTCATCAAAACTCTAGCACCAAAAACAGATTGAAAACCATCTCTAAAAGTAGTATCCATGACATCTATAAATTTTTTAGACATATTTTTTTGCCCTTTTGTTTATAATTTTTTATGAAATACTAACATTTTTTATATTAAGTTAAAATTATCTATTAATTTTTATGTTTAAAATAGTAAAATTTCTTAAAATATTAGTTAAATTTGGTTACAATAATGCATAAATTTAAAAATTAAGGCTTTTTATGAGTGATGTTTGTGTTGTGATTTTAGCGGCTGGTTTTGGAACTAGAATGAAATCAAACAAGGCAAAAGTCCTTTTTGAGATTTCAGGAAAACCTATGATTTATCATGTAATAGAACGCAGTTATGAGATAAGCAATGATATAAGCGTGGTTTTAAATTATCAATTTGATGAGATAAAAGAGTTGGTTTTAAAAAAATTTCCAAATATAAAAATTTATCGACAAAATGTTGATGAATTTCCAGGAACTGCCGGTGCACTTTTTGATGTAAAACTTGATAGTAAAAAAACACTTATTTTGTGTGGTGATATGCCTTTGATGCAAAGTGATGATTTAAAAAAACTTATATCTGAGGATTGCGATATTGCACTTAGTACATTTGAGGCACAAGATCCTTTTGGTTATGGCAGAGTTATAAGTAAAAATGGTGAAATAGAGTGCATTGTAGAACAAAAAGATGCTAACGATGAACAAAAAATGGTAAAAGCGGTAAATGCTGGGTGTTATTGCTTTAATACGCAAGTTTTAAAACAAATTTTACCAAAAATTGATAATAAAAATGCACAAAATGAGTATTATTTAACAGATAGCATAAAAATAGCTAAAAATATGGGTTTAAAATGTGTTGCAGTAAATGTAGTAGAACGAAATTTTATGGGCATAAACGATAAATTTGCATTATCACAAGCTGAGAATATAATGCAAGATATGATAAAAGAAAAACTTATGAAAAATGGTGTTTATATGAGATTGCCGCAAACTATTTATATAGATAGCAGGGCTAAATTTGAAGGCGAATGCACTTTAGAAGAAAATGTAAGCATCATAGGAAAAAGCATCATAAAAAATAGTATTATAAAAAGTTCGTCGGTTATAGAAGATAGCGTTGTTGAAAACTCCGACATAGGACCTATGGCTCATCTTAGACCTGGAAATGATGTTAAAAATACACACATTGGAAATTTCGTAGAACTAAAAAAAGCAAATTTAAATGGAGTTAAAGCAGGGCATTTAAGCTATCTTGGAGATTGTGATATAGATAGTGGCACAAATGTAGGGTGTGGAACCATAACTTGCAATTATGACGGCAAGTCAAAATATAAGACTAATATAGGCAAAAATGTATTTATCGGAAGTGATACACAGCTTGTTGCACCGCTTAGTGTAGAAGATAATGTTTTGATAGCTGCTGGCTCAACCGTAACTCAAAATGTAAAAAGTGGATGTCTTGTTATAAGCAGAGGAAGGCAGATAAATAAAGAGGGATTTTTTTATAAATTTTTTGGAAAAAAAGATGCTAAAAAATAAAAAAATACTACTTTGTGTTTGTGGCAGTGTTAGTTTTTACAAGGCTTATGAAATTTTATCAGCATTAAGAAAGCTTGGGGCTGATGTTTATGTAATGCTTAGCGATGGGGCTTTGAAGTTTGCAAATATTGTTAGCTTTGAAGCACTTTGCAATCATAAAGTGCTTTGTTCTCATAGTGAAAATTGGGTTGATGGGCTTAATCATATACAATATGCAAAAATGGATCTTGTTTTGATAGCTCCTGCTAGTGCAAATACTATAAATAGTCTTGCTAATGGCATAGGTGGATCTGTTTTTATGGATACATTAATCGCAGCAAGTAGTGTAAAAACCATAATAGCTCCAGCTGCAAACAATGCAATGCTAGAGCATTTTTCTACTAAAAAAAGTTTAGAAATTTTAAAAGAAAATGGCGTTAAGATAGTCGAGCCTGTTTGTAAAATTCTAGCTTGTGGGGATTATGGAAAAGGCGCATTGGCTGATATTGAAGATATAATTTATGCTGTAAAAAGAGCAATTTTTGAAGATGAGTTTTTTAAAGATAAAAAAGTTGTTATAACAGGCGGCGCTACATATGAAAATATAGATGATGTTAGAGCTATTACAAATTTTTCAAGCGGAAAAATGTCAAAGGCTTTAAGTGATGCGTTTTATATGCTTGGTGGGAATGTTCATTTTATTAGTAGTGTTGGTTTTAAAGTGCCTTATAAATTTACTAAATTTAAAAATTCTTTTGAGTTAAAAACTATTTTAGATAAAGAAAATTTGCAAGATAAAGATATTTTGGTAATGGCTGCTGCTATTAGTGATTATGTGCCAAAACAAAAATTTAGTGGCAAGGTAAAAAAAGATGTTTTTGGGGATAAATTTAGTTTAGAGCTTGTTAAGAATGATGATATTTTGTCAAATTTAAAAGTTTCTTGCAAAAAAATAGGCTTTAAAATGGAAGTAGATGAAAAAACTGCCAAGCAAAATGCAAAAGATATGCTAAAAAATAAACACTTAGATGCAGTTTGTTTAAATGTTTTAAACGATAATGTCAAATTTGGCTCAGATTCTACGCAAATTGAGTTTATAACACCTACAAATTCTACGCTTTTAAATTACGATAATAAAGAAAATATAGCTTTAAAAATTGCAAATTTGGTTAAAAGTTTATGAGCTCTATAATCCTTAATAATTCACTACCATTAAATATAAAAGTACTAGAAAAAACCTCTTATAATCGCTACTTGCTTAGGTTTGGAAACAAAACATTAAGCACAAAAAGTATGAAAAATCTTAATGTTGGCGGTGAGTATTGGGGCGAGATTTCTCAAAATGGAAATTTAATATCTGTTAGCAACTTAATAGAAAAACCAAATATAGGCTATTTGCTTGAAAATGGATCAAGTATTATAGAAAAAATAATTTATGAAAAAAGTTTAAGTTCTTTTTATGAACTTTGCATAAATATGCTAATTAGCTCTAAAAATAAAGCTAATTTTGATTTGTGGAGTGATATTTTTATGGCACTTAGTGAAAATGTCATTCATATACCATTTGTTTATGAAGGCTTTCCGCAACTTTTTCAGCTTAAAAAAAGCGGCAATATGATGCAAATTTATCTTATATTTTTAAATTACGCGCCGCTTTTGTTTTTATATCAAAAACAGAGATTAATTAGCATAAAAACGCCATATTCTACTGTGGCTTCTTTACTCAAAAGTTTTTTTGATGTAGAGATAAAAATAGATTCAAATTTTAATATGCTTTGGAAAAAAAGCATAAATTTTGTTGATTTTAAAGGTTAAATTTATTGAATACACTTAAGCATTTAGCAATAATAATGGATGGGAATGGGAGATGGGCAAAAGAGCGTTCTTTAATGAGAATAAACGGGCACGAAAAGGGTGCTGAGGTTGTGGATGATATAGCAATGTATTGTGCTAAAAATGGCATACAAACTCTTAGTCTTTATGCATTTAGCACAGAAAATTGGAAAAGACCTAAAAATGAAGTAGATTTTCTTATGAAATTGCTTAAAAAATTTATTATAAAGCAGCGAGAAAAACTAATCAAAAATGATATTAAATTTGATACTATAGGCGATATATCAGTTTTTGATAGTGATTTATTAAACGAAATTTTAAATTTAAAAGAATTAACAAAAGAAGGTGCAAGTTTAAATTTAGTTTTAGCGCTAAATTATGGCGGTAGAGATGAGATAGTTAGGGCTTGTAAGAAACTAGTTTTAGCAAATGATGAGATAAATGAAGAAAATATTTCAAAAACGATAGATAGTGCAAGTTATGGCGATGTTGATTTGCTTATAAGAACAGGTGGAGAAATAAGATTATCAAATTTTATGCTTTGGGAAGCCAGTTATGCAGAGCTTGAATTTACAGATACATTTTGGCCTGATTTTAATTCAAAAGAGCTTGATATTATGGTTAAGAAATTTGAGAAAAAACATAGAAGATTTGGTGGATTATAGTGGTTTGGGTATTATTTTTCATATTTGGGGCTGTAATTGGTTCATTTGGAAATGTTTTGATTTATAGAATTCCATTAAAACAAAGCGTTGTTTTTCCATCTTCGCATTGTCCAAAATGCAATAAAAAGCTTAAATTTTATCACAATATACCTATAATTTCTTGGATATTTTTACGCGGCAAATGTGCATTTTGTAAAAATAAGATTGGTTTTGTTTATCCTTTAGTTGAGTTTGTTAGTGGAATTTTAATGGTTTTAGCATATTTTTATGTTTATGAAATTTTTAACTCTTTGATGCTCGGAGTTTGTTTTATAATACTTTTTTGCCTAAGCGTTATTGATTTTAAGATAAAAATGGTTCCTGAAAATTTGCTATTTTTTGCTTATATTTTTGCTATTTTATCAAATTATGATAGAGATTTGATTGCGTATCATTTGATAAATTTAAATTTATATGGGACATTTTTTGTTG is a window encoding:
- the pckA gene encoding phosphoenolpyruvate carboxykinase (ATP), whose amino-acid sequence is MQDEIKKLGLDNIKNIYHNLSYEELFEHEVKNNEGKVSSSSVFMVDTGIFTGRSPKDKYFVKQDESQKYIAWGKINQPISKNLFDKLLKKAKQQLSNTSIYVQDAYCGASDASKKKVRFITQIAWQAHFVKNMFIRPKNTELENFNPDFVVYNACKCSNEDYKEDGLNSEVFVIFNIEENIAVIGGTWYGGEMKKGIFSMMNYWLPLEGKLSMHCSANIGKNNDTALFFGLSGTGKTTLSTDPNRFLIGDDEHGWDDEGIFNFEGGCYAKCINLSKENEPEIYNAIKRNALLENVVADENGNVDFNDGSKTENTRVSYPIEHIQNRQENSKGGHPKNIIFLTADAFGVLPPVAKLTKEQAMYYFLSGYTAKVAGTERGITEPVATFSACFGEAFLPLHPTVYAKLLGEKIDKHGVKVYLVNTGWSGGAYGVGKRMSIKATRACINAILDGNIEKSEFENFDDFNISIPKQLDGVETTLLNPINSWKDKNEFIKTRKKLAKMFVENFNRYKDVKAGVEFAKAGPSI
- a CDS encoding biotin/lipoyl-containing protein encodes the protein MSKKFIDVMDTTFRDGFQSVFGARVLMKDFFPALSAAKDAGITHFEFGGGARFQSLYFYLNEDAFEMMDKFREIVGDEANLQTLSRGVNTVTLDTGSREIVDLHAKLFAKHGTTTIRNFDALNDVENLKYSGERIMAHGLKHEVVVTMMDLPPNCTGAHDAAFYEKVLRDILDTGIPYTSICFKDASGTSSPEKVYQTIKMARKLLPENTHIRLHTHETAGVSVVCYLAALEAGVDGIDLAASPVSGGTSQPDILTMLHAIKGKNYDLGGLDIEKILKYEEVLKDSLKDYFLPPEATKVSPIIPFSPMPGGALTANTQMMRDNNILDKFSEVIRAMREVVEKGGYGTSVTPVSQFYFQQAFNNVMFGKWKKIAEGYGKMVLGYFGKTPVKPDDDIIKLASEQLGLDFTTQNAIDIADADETKSLKYTQKILEENNIEVSEENLFIVAACKEKGIAFLKGEGKVMVRKNSDIQQQKKYTSKNTSEISKYSVSVNGNKYNVEISDGFDNFGEIKNISKVEDKPKTETKSKSQNQNSSGDILATVPGSVFKILLKTGDEVKAGQTVIILEAMKMEIEVTSPKDGIIDEILISPSDTVENNQLLARVK
- the glmU gene encoding bifunctional UDP-N-acetylglucosamine diphosphorylase/glucosamine-1-phosphate N-acetyltransferase GlmU yields the protein MSDVCVVILAAGFGTRMKSNKAKVLFEISGKPMIYHVIERSYEISNDISVVLNYQFDEIKELVLKKFPNIKIYRQNVDEFPGTAGALFDVKLDSKKTLILCGDMPLMQSDDLKKLISEDCDIALSTFEAQDPFGYGRVISKNGEIECIVEQKDANDEQKMVKAVNAGCYCFNTQVLKQILPKIDNKNAQNEYYLTDSIKIAKNMGLKCVAVNVVERNFMGINDKFALSQAENIMQDMIKEKLMKNGVYMRLPQTIYIDSRAKFEGECTLEENVSIIGKSIIKNSIIKSSSVIEDSVVENSDIGPMAHLRPGNDVKNTHIGNFVELKKANLNGVKAGHLSYLGDCDIDSGTNVGCGTITCNYDGKSKYKTNIGKNVFIGSDTQLVAPLSVEDNVLIAAGSTVTQNVKSGCLVISRGRQINKEGFFYKFFGKKDAKK
- the coaBC gene encoding bifunctional phosphopantothenoylcysteine decarboxylase/phosphopantothenate--cysteine ligase CoaBC; translation: MLKNKKILLCVCGSVSFYKAYEILSALRKLGADVYVMLSDGALKFANIVSFEALCNHKVLCSHSENWVDGLNHIQYAKMDLVLIAPASANTINSLANGIGGSVFMDTLIAASSVKTIIAPAANNAMLEHFSTKKSLEILKENGVKIVEPVCKILACGDYGKGALADIEDIIYAVKRAIFEDEFFKDKKVVITGGATYENIDDVRAITNFSSGKMSKALSDAFYMLGGNVHFISSVGFKVPYKFTKFKNSFELKTILDKENLQDKDILVMAAAISDYVPKQKFSGKVKKDVFGDKFSLELVKNDDILSNLKVSCKKIGFKMEVDEKTAKQNAKDMLKNKHLDAVCLNVLNDNVKFGSDSTQIEFITPTNSTLLNYDNKENIALKIANLVKSL
- the uppS gene encoding polyprenyl diphosphate synthase; translation: MNTLKHLAIIMDGNGRWAKERSLMRINGHEKGAEVVDDIAMYCAKNGIQTLSLYAFSTENWKRPKNEVDFLMKLLKKFIIKQREKLIKNDIKFDTIGDISVFDSDLLNEILNLKELTKEGASLNLVLALNYGGRDEIVRACKKLVLANDEINEENISKTIDSASYGDVDLLIRTGGEIRLSNFMLWEASYAELEFTDTFWPDFNSKELDIMVKKFEKKHRRFGGL
- a CDS encoding prepilin peptidase codes for the protein MVWVLFFIFGAVIGSFGNVLIYRIPLKQSVVFPSSHCPKCNKKLKFYHNIPIISWIFLRGKCAFCKNKIGFVYPLVEFVSGILMVLAYFYVYEIFNSLMLGVCFIILFCLSVIDFKIKMVPENLLFFAYIFAILSNYDRDLIAYHLINLNLYGTFFVDSLILAGAIIIIKTTVSVIKNRCKIYDNIEVMGDADTIIIAIIGAILGIKMGIIAIVLACIFMLPFFMYFILVKKQSDIELAMIPFLFLGLIFTYIFKSEIINLISLYYNYIQNL